The Mixophyes fleayi isolate aMixFle1 chromosome 1, aMixFle1.hap1, whole genome shotgun sequence genome includes a region encoding these proteins:
- the LOC142138520 gene encoding protein FAM200C-like yields the protein MAKRKKDDEYRIFRDEWTEEFAFVERAGSAVCLICNDKIASMKRSNVKRHFDTRHATFASKYPAGDSRKKAAQELLSRVQASQQQLRVWTRQGDYNSASFAGSLAIVRNRKPFTDGEYAKTFMLDVANELFDDLPNKDKIIKRIQDMPLSARTVHDRTIMMANKVEETQVKDINAAPFFSLALDESTDVSHLSQFSVIARYAVDDTLREESLAVLAIKRSTRGEDLFKSFMEFAQEKNLPMDKLLSVCTDGAPCMVGKNKGFVALLREHENRPILSFHCILHQEALCAQMCDGQFGEVMSLVIRVIKFIAARALNDRQFKTLLDEVGNNYPGLLLHSNVRWLSRGKVLSRFAACLNEIQTFLEMKGIEHPELAETEWLLKFYYLVDMTEHLNQLNVKMQGIGNTVLSLQQAVFAFENKLELFIMDLETGRLLHFEKLSQFKDACTASEPIQNFDLHQLAGFTSSLLQSFKARFTEFREHARLFKFITHPTECSLNTVDRSYIAGVSVRDFEAEVADLKASDMWVNKFKSLNEDLERITRQKAELASKHMWTEMKKLQPEDQLILKTWNVLPVTYHTLQRVSIAVLTMFGSTYACEQSFSHLKNIKSNLRSRLTDESLNACMKLNLTKYQPDYKDISKSMQHQKSH from the coding sequence ATggcgaaaagaaaaaaagatgatgAGTATCGTATATTTCGGGACGAATGGACCGAAGAATTCGCCTTTGTGGAGAGAGCAGGTTCTGCGGTGTGTCTAATTTGCAATGACAAAATTGCATCGATGAAACGGTCGAATGTAAAGCGGCACTTCGACACGCGCCATGCTACCTTTGCATCAAAATACCCTGCGGGAGACAGCAGAAAGAAAGCGGCCCAAGAGCTACTGAGCAGGGTGCAAGCTAGCCAGCAGCAACTCCGCGTATGGACCCGGCAAGGTGACTATAATTCCGCTAGCTTTGCTGGATCTTTAGCAATAGTGAGGAACAGAAAACCATTCACAGATGGCGAGTATGCTAAAACGTTCATGCTGGATGTAGCCAATGAACTTTTTGATGATCTTCCGAACAAAGACAAGATAATCAAACGGATACAAGACATGCCTCTGTCGGCAAGAACTGTTCATGATCGTACCATCATGATGGCAAACAAAGTGGAGGAAACGCAAGTGAAGGACATAAATGCAGCACCGTTCTTTTCCCTGGCTTTGGATGAGTCAACAGACGTGAGCCATTTGTCGCAGTTCAGCGTGATTGCAAGATATGCTGTTGATGACACACTGCGCGAAGAAAGTCTTGCTGTTCTGGCAATAAAAAGGTCCACAAGAGGTGAGGATTTATTCAAGTCTTTCATGGAGTTTGCTCAAGAAAAAAATCTACCTATGGATAAACTTCTCTCAGTGTGTACTGATGGTGCTCCGTGTATGGTGGGGAAAAACAAAGGATTTGTGGCGCTTCTTCGTGAACATGAAAATAGACCCATCCTAAGTTTCCATTGCATTCTACACCAGGAGGCACTTTGTGCTCAGATGTGTGACGGGCAGTTTGGCGAAGTGATGTCGCTGGTCATTCGTGTGATCAAATTTATTGCTGCCCGAGCCTTAAATGATCGCCAGTTTAAAACACTGCTGGATGAAGTTGGAAATAACTATCCTGGTCTGCTTTTGCACAGCAATGTGCGTTGGTTGTCAAGAGGGAAGGTGCTTAGCCGTTTTGCGGCTTGCCTGAATGAAATCCAGACTTTTCTTGAAATGAAAGGCATCGAGCATCCTGAGCTAGCCGAAACTGAGTGGCTCCTCAAGTTTTACTATCTTGTAGATATGACTGAACATCTGAACCAGCTCAACGTGAAAATgcaaggcattggaaatacagtGTTATCCCTTCAACAAGCTGTGTTTGCTTTTGAAAACAAGCTAGAGCTCTTCATTATGGATCTTGAAACAGGTCGTTTACTACATTTTGAAAAACTGAGCCAGTTTAAAGATGCATGCACAGCAAGTGAGCCCATTCAAAACTTTGATCTCCACCAGCTAGCTGGCTTCACATCCAGTCTCCTACAGTCCTTCAAAGCACGCTTTACAGAATTTCGTGAGCACGCTCGTCTTTTTAAGTTCATCACCCATCCAACCGAGTGTTCACTGAACACAGTCGACCGGAGTTACATTGCTGGTGTCTCCGTCAGAGATTTTGAAGCAGAAGTGGCTGACCTGAAGGCCTCAGACATGTGGGTGAATAAGTTCAAGTCACTGAATGAAGATTTGGAAAGAATCACACGACAGAAAGCGGAGTTGGCGAGCAAGCACATGtggacagaaatgaaaaaacttcaacccGAAGACCAGCTGATTCTCAAAACTTGGAACGTGCTTCCTGTCACATACCACACACTGCAGCGTGTGAGTATTGCTGTGTTGACCATGTTTGGATCTACGTATGCATGTGAGCAGTCATTCTCACATCTTAAAAACATCAAGTCCAATCTGCGATCACGTTTAACGGATGAAAGTCTCAACGCTTGCATGAAGCTTAACCTCACCAAGTACCAACCAGACtacaaagacatcagcaaatccATGCAGCACCAGAAGTCGCATTAA